From Streptomyces sp. TLI_105, the proteins below share one genomic window:
- the pgi gene encoding glucose-6-phosphate isomerase, translating into MSEMTSEGRNRLNRLPEWAALGKHREQLGDTHLRELFAADPERGTDYTLRVGDLHLDYSKHLVTGETLALLRELAAVTGVAELRDAMFRGEKINTTEDRAVLHTALRAPRGAVVEVDGENVVPGVHAVLDKMGAFADKVRAGEWTGHTGRPIKNIVNIGIGGSDLGPAMAYEVLRSYTQRDLTFRFVSNVDGADLHEAVRDLDPAETLFIVASKTFTTIETITNATSARNWLLTELRAGQEAVAKHFVALSTNAEKVEEFGIDTANMFEFWDWVGGRYSYDSAIGLSLMIAIGPERFREMLDGFHLVDEHFRTAPPEENAPLLLGLLGVWYGAFFDAQSHAVLPYSHYLSKFTAYLQQLDMESNGKSVDREGNRVDWQTGPVVWGTPGTNGQHAYYQLIHQGTKVIPADFIGFARPVEDLLPGLVAQHDLLMANFFAQTQALAFGKTPEEVRAEGVAEELVPHKTFQGNHPTTTILADALTPSVLGQLIALYEHKVFVQGAVWNIDSFDQWGVELGKVLAKKIEPVLTKGEGAEQLDSSTAGLVSVYRSLRGR; encoded by the coding sequence ATGTCCGAGATGACAAGCGAAGGCCGCAACAGGCTCAACCGGCTGCCCGAGTGGGCGGCCCTCGGCAAGCACCGTGAGCAGCTGGGCGACACCCATCTGCGCGAACTGTTCGCCGCCGACCCGGAGCGGGGCACCGACTACACCCTGCGCGTCGGCGACCTCCACCTGGACTACTCCAAGCACCTCGTCACCGGCGAGACGCTGGCCCTGCTGAGGGAACTGGCCGCCGTCACCGGCGTCGCCGAGCTCCGCGACGCCATGTTCCGCGGCGAGAAGATCAACACCACCGAGGACCGGGCGGTCCTCCACACCGCGCTGCGCGCCCCCCGCGGGGCCGTCGTCGAGGTCGACGGGGAGAACGTCGTCCCCGGCGTCCACGCCGTCCTCGACAAGATGGGCGCCTTCGCCGACAAGGTCCGCGCGGGCGAGTGGACCGGCCACACCGGACGGCCCATCAAGAACATCGTCAACATCGGCATCGGCGGCTCCGACCTCGGCCCCGCCATGGCCTACGAGGTCCTGCGCTCCTACACCCAGCGGGACCTGACGTTCCGTTTCGTCTCCAACGTCGACGGCGCCGACCTCCACGAGGCCGTCCGCGACCTCGACCCCGCCGAGACGCTGTTCATCGTCGCCTCGAAGACCTTCACCACCATCGAGACGATCACCAACGCCACCTCCGCGCGGAACTGGCTCCTCACCGAGCTGCGCGCCGGCCAGGAGGCCGTCGCCAAACACTTCGTGGCCCTCTCGACCAACGCCGAGAAGGTCGAGGAGTTCGGCATCGACACCGCGAACATGTTCGAGTTCTGGGACTGGGTCGGCGGCCGCTACTCCTACGACTCCGCCATCGGCCTCTCCCTGATGATCGCCATCGGCCCGGAGCGCTTCCGCGAGATGCTCGACGGCTTCCACCTCGTCGACGAGCACTTCCGCACCGCCCCGCCCGAGGAGAACGCGCCGCTGCTCCTCGGCCTCCTCGGCGTCTGGTACGGCGCCTTCTTCGACGCCCAGTCGCACGCCGTCCTGCCGTACTCCCACTACCTGTCCAAGTTCACCGCCTACCTCCAGCAGCTCGACATGGAGTCCAACGGCAAGTCGGTGGACCGCGAGGGCAACCGGGTCGACTGGCAGACCGGACCCGTCGTCTGGGGCACCCCCGGGACCAACGGCCAGCACGCCTACTACCAGTTGATCCACCAGGGCACCAAGGTCATCCCCGCCGACTTCATCGGCTTCGCCCGCCCCGTCGAGGACCTGCTGCCCGGGCTCGTCGCCCAGCACGACCTGCTCATGGCCAACTTCTTCGCCCAGACCCAGGCGCTCGCCTTCGGCAAGACGCCCGAGGAGGTACGGGCCGAGGGCGTTGCCGAGGAGCTCGTCCCGCACAAGACCTTCCAGGGCAACCACCCGACCACCACGATCCTCGCCGACGCGCTCACCCCGTCCGTCCTCGGCCAGCTGATCGCGCTCTACGAGCACAAGGTCTTCGTCCAGGGCGCGGTCTGGAACATCGACTCCTTCGACCAGTGGGGCGTCGAGCTCGGCAAGGTCCTCGCCAAGAAGATCGAGCCGGTCCTGACGAAGGGCGAGGGAGCCGAGCAGCTCGACAGCTCCACCGCCGGACTCGTCTCGGTCTACCGCTCGCTGCGCGGACGGTAA
- a CDS encoding PH domain-containing protein — translation MKGEDAVRLRPPRNAVDERAVAWWRSRLLATTAVPVTVLAVLGAFLGPARTWLLLAAGAVAALGLACTAFLPAWWFRVHRWEITDEAVYVRTGALWQEWRIAPMSRIQTVDTVRGPLEQTFGLATVTVTTASSKGAIRIGGLDHELAAELAERLTALTRATPGDAT, via the coding sequence ATGAAGGGGGAGGACGCGGTGCGGCTGCGGCCGCCCAGGAACGCCGTCGACGAGCGGGCCGTCGCCTGGTGGCGCAGCCGGCTCCTGGCGACCACCGCCGTACCGGTGACGGTGCTCGCCGTCCTCGGCGCGTTCCTCGGGCCCGCCCGGACCTGGCTGCTGCTCGCGGCCGGGGCCGTGGCGGCCCTGGGCCTCGCGTGTACCGCGTTCCTCCCCGCCTGGTGGTTCCGGGTGCACCGCTGGGAGATCACCGACGAGGCCGTCTACGTGCGCACCGGCGCCCTGTGGCAGGAGTGGCGGATCGCCCCGATGTCCCGGATCCAGACGGTCGACACCGTGCGCGGCCCGCTGGAGCAGACGTTCGGGCTCGCCACCGTCACCGTCACCACCGCCTCCTCCAAGGGGGCGATCCGCATCGGGGGCCTCGACCACGAGCTCGCCGCCGAGCTCGCCGAACGGCTCACCGCGCTCACCCGGGCCACCCCCGGGGACGCCACATGA
- a CDS encoding PH domain-containing protein, with amino-acid sequence MSEEWRRLDPRTLLAGAAVLCGVAGGAALPAVAGLSSGGSLGQAFVWGLSGVVLLVLVGTVGDWVRLRRTRYRVGPERVDLHTGLLLLKHRSLARERIRSVDLTANPLQRVLGLVKVRIGTGENSVGGESTLELDLVTRAEGERLRRELLGRTAVAGEPDHDGVLAALDPRWIRYAPVSFLAPALGGAAAGGVLQVSDWFGAQAEVVDWIGDRFRDTSLTWTIVDLVLLATAAGTVGALGLWIEMWWNYRLEREPGGTLRVRRGLFTARSVTLEERRLRGIELVEPLGVRLFGAARVDAVATGLAEDDEDKHGDLKNLLPAAPRERAERVAALVLREPEPPTGAPLAAHPRAARARRLRRAAWSVLGPAALLAALGPLLTPVLLYVAAGWALVLGPVAVLLALDAYRALGHGVSGGFLVARSGTVRRTTVALQRSGVIGWTVRQSYFQRRAGLLTLTATTAAGAGAYTVHDAGEGQGLAFAAEAVPGLLAPFLEPVHTPVHTPEARPTAR; translated from the coding sequence ATGAGCGAGGAGTGGCGGCGGCTCGACCCGCGCACCCTGCTCGCCGGCGCCGCCGTCCTCTGCGGAGTGGCCGGCGGCGCGGCCCTCCCGGCCGTGGCCGGCCTCTCGAGCGGCGGGTCCCTGGGCCAGGCCTTCGTCTGGGGCCTCTCAGGCGTCGTCCTGCTCGTCCTGGTCGGCACGGTCGGCGACTGGGTCCGGCTGCGCCGCACCCGCTACCGCGTCGGCCCCGAGAGGGTCGACCTCCACACCGGGCTCCTGCTGCTCAAGCACCGTTCCCTGGCCCGGGAGCGGATCCGCAGCGTCGACCTCACCGCCAACCCCCTGCAGCGCGTCCTCGGCCTCGTCAAGGTCCGCATCGGCACCGGCGAGAACAGCGTCGGCGGCGAGTCCACCCTCGAACTCGACCTGGTCACCCGCGCCGAGGGCGAGCGGCTCCGCCGGGAGCTCCTCGGCCGCACCGCCGTCGCCGGGGAGCCGGACCACGACGGCGTCCTGGCCGCCCTCGACCCGCGCTGGATCCGCTACGCCCCCGTCTCCTTCCTCGCCCCCGCCCTCGGCGGCGCCGCGGCCGGCGGCGTCCTGCAGGTCAGCGACTGGTTCGGCGCCCAGGCGGAGGTCGTCGACTGGATAGGGGACCGCTTCCGGGACACCTCCCTGACCTGGACGATCGTCGACCTGGTCCTGCTCGCCACCGCCGCCGGGACCGTCGGCGCCCTCGGACTCTGGATCGAGATGTGGTGGAACTACCGCCTGGAGCGCGAGCCCGGCGGCACCCTCCGAGTCCGCCGGGGCCTGTTCACCGCCCGGTCGGTCACGCTGGAGGAGCGCCGGCTGCGCGGGATCGAGCTCGTCGAACCGCTCGGCGTGCGGCTGTTCGGCGCCGCCCGCGTCGACGCCGTCGCCACCGGCCTCGCCGAGGACGACGAGGACAAGCACGGCGACCTGAAGAACCTGCTGCCCGCCGCCCCCCGGGAGCGTGCCGAACGGGTCGCCGCCCTGGTGCTGCGCGAGCCGGAGCCGCCGACCGGGGCACCCCTCGCCGCCCACCCCCGGGCCGCCCGCGCCCGGCGGCTGCGCCGGGCCGCGTGGAGCGTCCTCGGCCCCGCCGCGCTCCTCGCCGCCCTCGGCCCGCTCCTCACGCCGGTCCTGCTGTACGTGGCGGCCGGCTGGGCCCTCGTCCTCGGACCGGTCGCCGTGCTGCTCGCCCTCGACGCGTACCGCGCCCTCGGGCACGGCGTCAGCGGCGGTTTCCTGGTGGCCCGTTCGGGCACCGTCCGGCGGACGACGGTCGCCCTGCAGCGCTCCGGCGTCATCGGCTGGACCGTCAGGCAGTCGTACTTCCAGCGCCGGGCCGGACTGCTGACCCTCACCGCCACCACGGCGGCCGGAGCGGGCGCCTACACGGTGCACGACGCGGGCGAGGGCCAGGGCCTCGCCTTCGCCGCCGAGGCCGTACCGGGGCTCCTCGCGCCGTTCCTGGAGCCCGTACACACGCCCGTACACACGCCGGAGGCCCGGCCCACCGCCAGGTGA
- the pgl gene encoding 6-phosphogluconolactonase, whose protein sequence is MSTPQLVVHRDKELMAEAAAARLITKIVDAQAARGSASVVLTGGRNGNGLLAALGSAPARDAVDWSRLDLWWGDERYLPEGDPERNVTQARAALLDRVPLDPARVHAMPASDGPYGGDVDAAAAAYAEELAAAAGPGDHGGVPTFDVLMLGVGPDTHVASLFPELPAVRETERTVVGVHGAPKPPPVRISLTLPAIRAAHEVWLLAAGEDKAKAAAIALSGAGEVQAPAAGAYGLSRTLWLLDAAAASELPRSLYPPASA, encoded by the coding sequence GTGAGCACCCCTCAGCTGGTCGTCCACCGCGACAAGGAGCTGATGGCCGAGGCCGCCGCGGCCCGGCTGATCACGAAGATCGTGGACGCCCAGGCCGCCCGCGGCTCCGCCTCGGTCGTGCTCACCGGCGGCCGCAACGGCAACGGTCTGCTCGCGGCGCTCGGTTCGGCGCCCGCGCGGGACGCGGTCGACTGGTCACGGCTCGACCTGTGGTGGGGCGACGAGCGGTACCTGCCCGAGGGCGACCCCGAGCGGAACGTCACCCAGGCCCGTGCCGCGCTGCTCGACCGGGTGCCGCTCGACCCGGCACGGGTGCACGCCATGCCGGCCTCGGACGGGCCGTACGGCGGCGACGTCGACGCCGCCGCGGCGGCGTACGCGGAGGAGCTGGCCGCCGCCGCGGGTCCCGGTGACCATGGCGGGGTGCCGACCTTCGACGTGCTGATGCTGGGCGTCGGCCCGGACACGCACGTGGCCTCGCTCTTCCCGGAGCTGCCGGCGGTCCGCGAGACCGAGCGGACGGTGGTCGGGGTGCACGGCGCGCCGAAGCCGCCGCCGGTCCGGATCTCGCTGACCCTCCCGGCCATCCGGGCGGCGCACGAGGTCTGGCTGCTCGCGGCCGGAGAGGACAAGGCGAAGGCCGCGGCGATCGCGCTCTCGGGCGCGGGCGAGGTGCAGGCCCCGGCGGCCGGGGCCTACGGGCTCTCGCGCACGCTGTGGCTGCTCGACGCGGCGGCCGCGTCGGAGCTGCCGCGGAGCCTGTATCCCCCGGCCTCGGCCTGA
- the opcA gene encoding glucose-6-phosphate dehydrogenase assembly protein OpcA — MKTDLTDTTSSKINKALVLGRRAIGTPAVGMVLTLVIVTDEENAYDALKAANEASREHPSRTLVVIKRVSRSPRDRAQARLDAEVRLGADASTGETVVLRLYGEVVDHAQSVVLPLLLPDAPVVVWWPVNAPSDPANDPLGALAQRRVTDTYAAEQPIQELTARADAYTPGDTDLSWTRITPWRSMLAAALDQVVCEVTSAEVEGEEFNPSVELLAMWLADRLKVPVRRSKSAGPGLTSVRMETDAGPIVLDRPDGSLATLSIEGQPDRAVALKRRETAELIAEELRRLDPDDTYATALRFGVERLDEGAAITAPETVVDTVVETVVEPAAETASEAAPAAKPASKKAPAKKAAAK, encoded by the coding sequence ATGAAGACCGACCTGACGGACACCACGTCCTCCAAGATCAACAAGGCGCTGGTGCTCGGGCGGCGGGCGATCGGCACGCCGGCCGTCGGCATGGTGCTCACCCTCGTGATCGTCACCGACGAGGAGAACGCCTACGACGCGCTCAAGGCGGCCAACGAGGCGTCCCGCGAGCACCCCTCGCGGACCCTCGTCGTCATCAAGCGGGTCTCGCGCTCCCCGCGGGACCGCGCGCAGGCGCGGCTCGACGCCGAGGTCCGCCTCGGCGCCGACGCCAGCACCGGCGAGACGGTGGTGCTCCGGCTGTACGGCGAGGTCGTCGACCACGCCCAGTCGGTGGTGCTGCCGCTGCTCCTCCCGGACGCCCCCGTCGTCGTCTGGTGGCCGGTGAACGCGCCGTCCGACCCGGCGAACGACCCGCTGGGCGCGCTCGCCCAGCGCCGGGTGACCGACACGTACGCCGCCGAGCAGCCCATCCAGGAGCTGACCGCGCGCGCGGACGCGTACACCCCGGGCGACACGGACCTCTCGTGGACCCGGATCACCCCGTGGCGCTCGATGCTGGCCGCCGCGCTCGACCAGGTCGTGTGCGAGGTCACCTCGGCCGAGGTGGAGGGCGAGGAGTTCAACCCGAGCGTCGAGCTGCTCGCGATGTGGCTCGCGGACCGGCTGAAGGTGCCGGTCCGGCGCTCGAAGTCGGCCGGCCCCGGTCTCACCTCCGTACGGATGGAGACCGACGCCGGCCCCATCGTGCTCGACCGGCCGGACGGCTCGCTCGCCACGCTCTCCATAGAGGGGCAGCCGGACCGTGCGGTGGCGCTCAAGCGCCGCGAGACGGCCGAGCTGATCGCGGAGGAGCTGCGCCGGCTCGACCCGGACGACACCTACGCGACGGCGCTCCGGTTCGGTGTGGAGCGGCTCGACGAGGGGGCGGCGATCACCGCCCCCGAGACCGTCGTGGACACGGTCGTCGAGACGGTCGTGGAGCCCGCTGCGGAGACGGCCTCGGAAGCGGCTCCCGCGGCCAAGCCCGCCTCGAAGAAGGCCCCGGCCAAGAAGGCGGCGGCCAAGTGA
- the zwf gene encoding glucose-6-phosphate dehydrogenase → MSAVHGANPLRDAADRRLPRIAGPSGLVIFGVTGDLSRKKLMPAVYDLANRGLLPPGFSLIGFARREWADEDFAQEVYEAVKQHARTPFREEVWQQLIQGMRFVQGDFDDDTAFEQLKSTIEELDKAQGTGGNFAFYLSVPPKFFPLVVQQLKKHGLADQKDGSWRRAVIEKPFGHDLVSAKELNEVVHEVFPPEAVFRIDHYLGKETVQNILALRFANTLFEPIWNRSYVDHVQITMAEDIGIGGRAGYYDGIGAARDVIQNHLLQLLALTAMEEPASFDADALAAEKTKVLGAVKLPKDLGKSTVRGQYAAGWQGGAKAVGYLQEDGIDPQSKTDTYAAIKLEIDNRRWAGVPFYLRTGKRLGRRVTEIAVVFQRAPHSPFDHTATEELGRNAIVIRVQPDEGVTVRFGSKVPGTQMEIRDVSMDFAYGESFTESSPEAYERLILDVLLGDSNLFPRVEEVELSWKILDPIEQFWDTHGKPAQYQSGTWGPVEADEMLARDGRSWRRP, encoded by the coding sequence TTGAGCGCAGTCCACGGAGCCAACCCGCTCCGTGACGCCGCAGACCGACGGCTCCCGCGCATCGCGGGGCCGTCGGGTCTGGTGATCTTCGGCGTCACGGGCGATTTGTCCCGTAAGAAGCTGATGCCTGCCGTCTACGACCTGGCCAATCGCGGCCTGCTGCCGCCGGGCTTCTCGCTCATCGGCTTCGCCCGCCGCGAATGGGCGGACGAGGACTTCGCGCAGGAGGTCTACGAAGCCGTCAAACAGCACGCGCGTACCCCCTTCCGCGAGGAGGTGTGGCAGCAGCTGATCCAGGGCATGCGGTTCGTCCAGGGCGACTTCGACGACGACACGGCCTTCGAGCAGCTCAAGTCGACGATCGAGGAGCTCGACAAGGCGCAGGGCACGGGAGGCAACTTCGCCTTCTACCTGTCCGTGCCGCCGAAGTTCTTCCCGCTCGTCGTCCAGCAGCTCAAGAAGCACGGCCTGGCCGACCAGAAGGACGGTTCCTGGCGCCGCGCGGTCATCGAGAAGCCCTTCGGCCACGACCTGGTCTCCGCCAAGGAGCTCAACGAGGTCGTCCACGAGGTCTTCCCGCCCGAGGCGGTCTTCCGGATCGACCACTACCTCGGCAAGGAGACCGTCCAGAACATCCTGGCGCTCCGCTTCGCCAACACGCTCTTCGAGCCGATCTGGAACCGGTCGTACGTCGACCACGTGCAGATCACCATGGCCGAGGACATCGGCATCGGCGGCCGCGCCGGCTACTACGACGGCATCGGCGCCGCCCGTGACGTCATCCAGAACCACCTGCTCCAGCTGCTCGCGCTGACCGCGATGGAGGAGCCCGCCTCCTTCGACGCCGACGCGCTGGCCGCCGAGAAGACCAAGGTCCTCGGCGCGGTGAAGCTGCCCAAGGACCTGGGCAAGTCGACGGTGCGCGGCCAGTACGCGGCCGGGTGGCAGGGCGGCGCGAAGGCCGTCGGCTACCTCCAGGAAGACGGCATCGACCCCCAGTCCAAGACCGACACCTACGCGGCCATCAAGCTGGAGATCGACAACCGCCGCTGGGCGGGCGTCCCGTTCTACCTGCGGACCGGCAAGCGCCTGGGCCGCCGCGTCACCGAGATCGCGGTCGTCTTCCAGCGCGCCCCGCACTCCCCCTTCGACCACACCGCGACCGAGGAGCTCGGCCGCAACGCCATCGTGATCCGGGTCCAGCCGGACGAGGGCGTGACGGTGCGGTTCGGCTCCAAGGTGCCCGGCACCCAGATGGAGATCCGGGACGTGTCGATGGACTTCGCGTACGGCGAGTCCTTCACGGAGTCCAGCCCCGAGGCGTACGAGCGGCTCATCCTCGACGTCCTGCTCGGCGACTCCAACCTCTTCCCGCGGGTCGAGGAGGTCGAGCTGTCCTGGAAGATCCTCGACCCGATCGAGCAGTTCTGGGACACGCACGGCAAGCCCGCGCAGTACCAGTCCGGGACCTGGGGTCCGGTCGAGGCGGACGAGATGCTCGCACGAGACGGCAGGAGCTGGCGCCGGCCATGA
- the tal gene encoding transaldolase, with the protein MTDALKRLSDEGVAIWLDDLSRQRITSGNLAELIDQSHVVGVTTNPSIFQKAISEGHGYDQQLADLAARKVTVDEAIRMITTADVRDAADILRPVFDATDGQDGRVSIEVDPRLAHDTAATIAEAKQLAWLVDRPNTLIKIPATKAGLPAITEVIGLGISVNVTLIFSLERYRAVMDAYLAGLEKARERGLDLSKIHSVASFFVSRVDTEIDKRLDALGTDEAKALKGKAALANARLAYEAYEEVFSSDRWAALDKAQANKQRPLWASTGVKDPAYKDTLYVVDLVAPGTVNTMPEATMEATADHGEVTGDTIRGTYEQSRAELAAVEKLGISYDDVVQLLEDEGVEKFEASWNDLLKSTEAELERLAPSEA; encoded by the coding sequence ATGACAGACGCTCTCAAGCGCCTCTCCGACGAAGGCGTCGCGATCTGGCTGGACGACCTCTCGCGCCAGCGGATCACGTCCGGCAACCTGGCCGAGCTGATCGACCAGAGCCACGTGGTCGGTGTCACCACGAACCCGTCCATCTTCCAGAAGGCCATCTCGGAGGGGCACGGCTACGACCAGCAGCTCGCCGACCTGGCCGCCCGCAAGGTGACCGTCGACGAGGCCATCCGCATGATCACGACGGCGGACGTCCGTGACGCCGCCGACATCCTGCGACCGGTCTTCGACGCGACCGACGGCCAGGACGGCCGGGTCTCCATCGAGGTCGACCCCCGTCTCGCCCACGACACGGCCGCCACCATCGCCGAGGCCAAGCAGCTGGCCTGGCTGGTGGACCGCCCCAACACCCTGATCAAGATCCCGGCCACCAAGGCGGGTCTGCCGGCGATCACCGAGGTCATCGGCCTCGGCATCAGCGTCAACGTCACGCTGATCTTCTCGCTGGAGCGCTACCGCGCGGTCATGGACGCCTACCTGGCGGGTCTGGAGAAGGCCCGCGAGCGCGGCCTCGACCTCTCCAAGATCCACTCGGTGGCCTCCTTCTTCGTCTCCCGCGTGGACACGGAGATCGACAAGCGCCTGGACGCCCTCGGCACCGACGAGGCCAAGGCGCTCAAGGGCAAGGCCGCCCTGGCCAACGCCCGTCTGGCCTACGAGGCGTACGAGGAGGTCTTCTCCTCCGACCGCTGGGCCGCCCTCGACAAGGCGCAGGCCAACAAGCAGCGTCCGCTGTGGGCCTCGACCGGCGTCAAGGACCCGGCGTACAAGGACACCCTGTACGTCGTGGACCTGGTCGCCCCCGGCACGGTGAACACCATGCCGGAGGCCACCATGGAGGCCACCGCCGACCACGGCGAGGTCACCGGTGACACCATCCGCGGCACCTACGAGCAGTCGCGCGCCGAGCTGGCGGCCGTCGAGAAGCTGGGCATCAGCTACGACGACGTCGTCCAGCTCCTGGAGGACGAGGGCGTCGAGAAGTTCGAGGCGTCCTGGAACGACCTGCTCAAGTCCACCGAGGCGGAGCTCGAGCGCCTCGCACCTTCGGAGGCGTAA